Proteins encoded within one genomic window of Ursus arctos isolate Adak ecotype North America unplaced genomic scaffold, UrsArc2.0 scaffold_7, whole genome shotgun sequence:
- the FAS gene encoding tumor necrosis factor receptor superfamily member 6 isoform X3 — translation MWGTWAVPCLILTSIARPWPKGVDAQATAVSSKLLRVRKNITIRETGCPEGLHRGNTFCCQPCPPGTRKEGDCKSERGESICVLCQEGVEYTEEKHFSDKCRRCILCDGEHGLEVEKNCTRTQNTKCRCKPNFFCNVSECGHCTPCTTCEHGILESCTPTSNTKCKEGMLRRRRKKSNEVLRSTGSTTVETVLYFSDIDLSKYITSVSEQMTITQVREFVRKNGINEAKIDEIKNDNLQDTAEQKVQLLRNWYQLHGRKDAYCNLIRGLRKANFCALAERIEEMIQRDITS, via the exons ATACTTACCTCCATCGCCAGACCATGGCCTAAAGGTGTCGACGCTCAAGCAACGGCTGTCAGCTCCAAGCTGTTGAGAGTGCGGAAGAACATTACTATAAGGGAGACGGGGTGCCCGGAAGGTCTGCATCGTGGGAACACGTTCTGCTGTCAGCCATGTCCTCCTG GCACGCGGAAAGAGGGCGACTGCAAGTCTGAGAGGGGTGAATCAATATGTGTGCTCTGCCAGGAAGGGGTGGAGTACACAGAGGAGAAGCATTTTTCTGATAAATGCAGAAGATGCATACTTTGTGATGGAGAGCACG GCTTGGAAGTGGAAAAAAACTGTACCCGGACCCAGAATACCAAGTGCAGGTGTAAACCAAACTTTTTTTGTAACGTCTCTGAATGCGGACACTGTACCCCGTGCACCAC gtgtgaaCACGGAATCCTTGAGAGCTGCACACCAACCAGCAACACCAAATGCAAAGAag GGATGTTAAGACGGCGCAGGAAGAAAAGCAATGAAGTCCTTCGATCCACAGGCTCAACCACTGTAG aGACTGTCCTCTATTTTTCAGACATCGACCTGAGTAAATATATCACTAGTGTTTCTGAACAAATGACAATAACTCAAGTCAGAGAATTTGTTCGGAAGAATGGTATCAACGAAGCCAAGATAGATGAGATCAAGAATGACAATCTCCAAGACACAGCGGAACAGAAAGTCCAGTTGCTCCGTAATTGGTACCAACTCCACGGGAGGAAAGATGCATATTGCAATTTAATTAGAGGCCTCAGAAAAGCCAATTTCTGTGCACTAGCAGAGAGAATTGAAGAAATGATCCAGAGAGACATTACTAGCTAA
- the FAS gene encoding tumor necrosis factor receptor superfamily member 6 isoform X1: MPILTSIARPWPKGVDAQATAVSSKLLRVRKNITIRETGCPEGLHRGNTFCCQPCPPGTRKEGDCKSERGESICVLCQEGVEYTEEKHFSDKCRRCILCDGEHGLEVEKNCTRTQNTKCRCKPNFFCNVSECGHCTPCTTCEHGILESCTPTSNTKCKEGSSSKFLWFCVLIPILVAALICWWMLRRRRKKSNEVLRSTGSTTVETVLYFSDIDLSKYITSVSEQMTITQVREFVRKNGINEAKIDEIKNDNLQDTAEQKVQLLRNWYQLHGRKDAYCNLIRGLRKANFCALAERIEEMIQRDITS; the protein is encoded by the exons ATACTTACCTCCATCGCCAGACCATGGCCTAAAGGTGTCGACGCTCAAGCAACGGCTGTCAGCTCCAAGCTGTTGAGAGTGCGGAAGAACATTACTATAAGGGAGACGGGGTGCCCGGAAGGTCTGCATCGTGGGAACACGTTCTGCTGTCAGCCATGTCCTCCTG GCACGCGGAAAGAGGGCGACTGCAAGTCTGAGAGGGGTGAATCAATATGTGTGCTCTGCCAGGAAGGGGTGGAGTACACAGAGGAGAAGCATTTTTCTGATAAATGCAGAAGATGCATACTTTGTGATGGAGAGCACG GCTTGGAAGTGGAAAAAAACTGTACCCGGACCCAGAATACCAAGTGCAGGTGTAAACCAAACTTTTTTTGTAACGTCTCTGAATGCGGACACTGTACCCCGTGCACCAC gtgtgaaCACGGAATCCTTGAGAGCTGCACACCAACCAGCAACACCAAATGCAAAGAag GATCCAGCTccaaatttctgtggttttgtgtCCTAATCCCGATTCTAGTAGCTGCACTAATATGTTGGT GGATGTTAAGACGGCGCAGGAAGAAAAGCAATGAAGTCCTTCGATCCACAGGCTCAACCACTGTAG aGACTGTCCTCTATTTTTCAGACATCGACCTGAGTAAATATATCACTAGTGTTTCTGAACAAATGACAATAACTCAAGTCAGAGAATTTGTTCGGAAGAATGGTATCAACGAAGCCAAGATAGATGAGATCAAGAATGACAATCTCCAAGACACAGCGGAACAGAAAGTCCAGTTGCTCCGTAATTGGTACCAACTCCACGGGAGGAAAGATGCATATTGCAATTTAATTAGAGGCCTCAGAAAAGCCAATTTCTGTGCACTAGCAGAGAGAATTGAAGAAATGATCCAGAGAGACATTACTAGCTAA
- the FAS gene encoding tumor necrosis factor receptor superfamily member 6 isoform X2, with product MWGTWAVPCLILTSIARPWPKGVDAQATAVSSKLLRVRKNITIRETGCPEGLHRGNTFCCQPCPPGTRKEGDCKSERGESICVLCQEGVEYTEEKHFSDKCRRCILCDGEHGLEVEKNCTRTQNTKCRCKPNFFCNVSECGHCTPCTTCEHGILESCTPTSNTKCKEGSSSKFLWFCVLIPILVAALICWWMLRRRRKKSNEVLRSTGSTTVETVLYFSDIDLSKYITSVSEQMTITQVREFVRKNGINEAKIDEIKNDNLQDTAEQKVQLLRNWYQLHGRKDAYCNLIRGLRKANFCALAERIEEMIQRDITS from the exons ATACTTACCTCCATCGCCAGACCATGGCCTAAAGGTGTCGACGCTCAAGCAACGGCTGTCAGCTCCAAGCTGTTGAGAGTGCGGAAGAACATTACTATAAGGGAGACGGGGTGCCCGGAAGGTCTGCATCGTGGGAACACGTTCTGCTGTCAGCCATGTCCTCCTG GCACGCGGAAAGAGGGCGACTGCAAGTCTGAGAGGGGTGAATCAATATGTGTGCTCTGCCAGGAAGGGGTGGAGTACACAGAGGAGAAGCATTTTTCTGATAAATGCAGAAGATGCATACTTTGTGATGGAGAGCACG GCTTGGAAGTGGAAAAAAACTGTACCCGGACCCAGAATACCAAGTGCAGGTGTAAACCAAACTTTTTTTGTAACGTCTCTGAATGCGGACACTGTACCCCGTGCACCAC gtgtgaaCACGGAATCCTTGAGAGCTGCACACCAACCAGCAACACCAAATGCAAAGAag GATCCAGCTccaaatttctgtggttttgtgtCCTAATCCCGATTCTAGTAGCTGCACTAATATGTTGGT GGATGTTAAGACGGCGCAGGAAGAAAAGCAATGAAGTCCTTCGATCCACAGGCTCAACCACTGTAG aGACTGTCCTCTATTTTTCAGACATCGACCTGAGTAAATATATCACTAGTGTTTCTGAACAAATGACAATAACTCAAGTCAGAGAATTTGTTCGGAAGAATGGTATCAACGAAGCCAAGATAGATGAGATCAAGAATGACAATCTCCAAGACACAGCGGAACAGAAAGTCCAGTTGCTCCGTAATTGGTACCAACTCCACGGGAGGAAAGATGCATATTGCAATTTAATTAGAGGCCTCAGAAAAGCCAATTTCTGTGCACTAGCAGAGAGAATTGAAGAAATGATCCAGAGAGACATTACTAGCTAA